TACTTGAGCATATTCCTGTTATCCGTAGCACCAATGGTGATCGTCGAGCCTTCACTGGCCTCACCCTTCACCAGCATTTGGGACAGCTTAGTCATCACATTCTTCTCCAACCATCTCCTTATGGGCCTTGCACCGTACATCTATGAGAGAAGAAGCATGCATGGTTACCAAAACATACACACAGATATGAAAACATGCGACTAATCATGTGTTTAATAAGCTTCAAAAACGAAGTTATGCTTACTGGGTTGTATGATTCCGATAAAATGACATCCAACGCAGCATCACTTGCCAAAAGAGAGATGCCCTTGTCAGCCACCCTGGCAATGACACTCTTCATTTGGATTTTCACAATCTCCTTCAGTTTATCATGCAAAAGCGGCTCAAATACCACAATCTCACTCAGCCTGTTGAGGAACTCAGGTTTGAAGTGTTTCTGAACCTGCACAATGTCATAATGATGAGAAACTCAGGCTTTTAGTGTTTTCTGAGCCTTCACACCAGCAGTCTGGGATTCACAAACCTGTTTCATCAAAAGGTCACGTGCAGCATCCATTGTGATTTCTCCAGCCATTCCTGATGTGAGGTGCTCTGCTCCTAGATTTGAGGTCATAATGATTATGGTATTCTTGAAATCTACCGTCCGTCCTTTGCCATCGGTCAACACACCATCATCAAGAAGTTGAATAAAAATGTTCAACACCGAGGGATCTGCCTTCTCCACCTCATCAAAAAGGATGACACTGTATGGGCGATTCCTAACTTTCTCAGTCAGTTGCCCACCGTCATCATAGCCATCATGGCTTTAAGAAGTTACAAAGAAGAATTAGTATCGATGAAGCTAAAGACTAAGAACTAATGCAATGTTACAAAATATAATAAAAATTACCTTGGGGGTGCTCCAATGAGGCGCGAAATAGATCCAGTGCCAACATATTCAGACATGTCAAAGCGAACCAACATCTTTTCACTGCCAAATAGCTGTTCGGCGAGAGCTTTTGCAAGCTCTGTCTTTCCAACACCAGTTGAGCCCAAGAAGAGGAAAGATCCTATGGGTTGACCGGGATGATCAAGGCCAGCCATAGAACATAACACTGTTTCAGCAACCAAATTTACCGCTTCATCCTGGCCAACAACTCGCTCATGCAGCCTGTCTGCTAGGTGGATTAACTTATCCTTCTCTTCTTGCTCAAGTGTACAGACAGGAATTCCAGTCCATTGGCTCACAACCTTCAAATGACAACGTTAACGTTAGAATTTGCATGACAAATATTGATTGAAACAGTACATACACATGTTGTTGTGAGGAAAATGCTTACTTGTGCGACATCATTTGGTACAACAGCTGCTCCCTTCATTGGATCTGCAGAGATCGCCCTTTTTATTGTGGCAGTGCACGCCTCATCAATCAGATCAATAGCCTTATCCGGAAATTGCCGACCTATGGTAAAGACAGCAACAAAATCCATTATATATCCATTGTTGACACTCATGGGTGCTATTCGGCATAAAGGAAAATTTTGCAGTGCAGGTTACACCATCAATTTATATGCACAGGCCAGTAAAGATTGTATATCTAGAATTATTTCAACTAAATGTCCACAATGCAACATAAGGGTGCTTCACGGGGCTCTAATTAATATTTTTTCCCTTGAATCGGACATCGCAGTCTATGCAGATAATTTAATTAGCATGTGAACTATGGAGCCTTAAGATGGGGCAGACAATAACCATAAAAGATCATCTATAGTTCTGTACGTCCTAATCACCTCTAGAAACAATCGTAGAAATAAGTAAATTCCTTACCAGTGATGTAGCGGGCAGCAAGCTGCGCAGCAGCAACAAGAGCAGCATCTTGGATTTCCAAGCCATGATGCTGTTCGAACTGCTGCTTTAACCCCCGCAGAATGCCAATTGTTGCCTGCGTGCTTGGCTCCTCGATATGCACCTTCTGGAATCGCCGCTCGAGTGCAGGATCCTTCTCAATGTAATTGCGGTAACCATCAAAAGTCGTCGCACCTACACAGCGGATACGACCACGGGCCAAAGCCGGCTTCAGCAAGCTGGAAGCGTCTGTATTTCCGTGGCTATCACCAGCACGAGGAAGCACATGCATCTCATCAATGAAGAGAATTATCTTGCTGCCCGTATTCTCCGCCTGCTTTATCACGCTTTTCATTCGCTCCTCAAACATACCGCGCATCACGGTCCCGGCAACCATGGCCCCGAGGTCGATCTCCA
Above is a window of Triticum dicoccoides isolate Atlit2015 ecotype Zavitan chromosome 5B, WEW_v2.0, whole genome shotgun sequence DNA encoding:
- the LOC119310278 gene encoding chaperone protein ClpB-like, encoding MAATWEGDVLQGGSVLHQLSLIWREIEPFVLLGAAVGLGWAAWKYYDRKAAIRTYMTGKTVGLVVGRDDEIDRVISILCRKTKNCAALVGHAGVGKTAIAEGLAQRIATGKVPAALAGARVVEIDLGAMVAGTVMRGMFEERMKSVIKQAENTGSKIILFIDEMHVLPRAGDSHGNTDASSLLKPALARGRIRCVGATTFDGYRNYIEKDPALERRFQKVHIEEPSTQATIGILRGLKQQFEQHHGLEIQDAALVAAAQLAARYITGRQFPDKAIDLIDEACTATIKRAISADPMKGAAVVPNDVAQVVSQWTGIPVCTLEQEEKDKLIHLADRLHERVVGQDEAVNLVAETVLCSMAGLDHPGQPIGSFLFLGSTGVGKTELAKALAEQLFGSEKMLVRFDMSEYVGTGSISRLIGAPPSHDGYDDGGQLTEKVRNRPYSVILFDEVEKADPSVLNIFIQLLDDGVLTDGKGRTVDFKNTIIIMTSNLGAEHLTSGMAGEITMDAARDLLMKQVQKHFKPEFLNRLSEIVVFEPLLHDKLKEIVKIQMKSVIARVADKGISLLASDAALDVILSESYNPMYGARPIRRWLEKNVMTKLSQMLVKGEASEGSTITIGATDNRNMLKYEVAKKAELSGVVRNTDSSGMAAVVSPIKRIVSLLARVTLKHPDGSALKTL